CCTCTTTCCTTCAACATGTAAGGGAAGAGGGCAGAATATCCAAGCTTAGAAATTAAAAATCCCTCAAAATTCTGGGCTAAACCCTCTTGACAAACCAGCGAACAGTTGGCTATGCTGAATGCAACATCGCGCCTAAACACTCTGTTAGTACCTCTATTATTGAGCAGCAAGCACTCTCTCACCCCAGGCTGCTGCTACATTATCCGTTTTATTGATTCTAGGACTACTAGCTGTTTAGGAGGATGGCACATTCCCCTTTTTTTGGTTTGCACAGCAAACCCGCTATTTTAGCGTCATGGGTTTTCCATGACGATCATAAGGAGCCAAGATGGCAGCAGACGTAGTACAAAGCGATTACGAACAGCTCGAACAGGTGGCGACGCGATTTCAAAAGCTATACGATCAACAAACCCAGATGGAAGCCATGTTGCGCCAAACTTACCAGCAATTGCGTACCGATTGGAAGGGCGATGCCGCCGTGGCATTTTTTAACGAAATGGATGACAACATTTTCCCCGCCCTCAAGCGTTTACAAACCACGTTGACCACTGCCAGCGCCCTGACCAGCCAAATTTCCCAAACCTTTCGCCAAGCCGAGGAAGAAGCCGCCAAGGGGATTAAATTTGATGATGGTGGAGTGGCAGCTGGTGGCGGGGCTGGCGCTGGCGCTAGTTTTTCGGCTGAAGGTGGGGCATTTGATGCTGGCGGCGGTAGTGGCGGTGGGCTTGATCCAGCGATTAGTGCGCGTTGGGCAACCCTTACCCCCGCAGAACAAGCGGCGGTGCTCCAAAGCATCTCCAACGAGATCTGCGATAAATATGGGATTGAACATGTGCCAGTTACGGTTTCCGATTTAGCCGATCCACCAGGCCTAGATTTGTTCGGCTATCGCAACGATCAAGGGGTGTTTATCGACCTTGATAACATGGGCGATCCTGATCGAGTTTTGAATACCGTGGCCCATGAAGTTCGCCATGAGGTTCAACGCCAAATGGCCAATTTAGCCAACCCCAGCAACTTCGATAAATTCTTACGTTCGATCGGCATCCAAGATGAACCCAAATGGCCGATGAATGATGTAACTGAGGCGATGGCCAACGAATGGCACGAAAACTTCAATAACTACATTACCCCAGAAAGCGATTTTGCGGGCTATGAAAGCCAACCATTGGAAACCGATGCCCGTAATTATGGCGAAACCTATCGCGATAATTTAACCTTGAGTGATTTTGAGCGTCATATTCCAACACCAAAGCCTGAGCCAGTGCCAGTGCCTACGCCAGGCCCAACGCCAACGCCACCGACTACCACCCCAACGCCAACACCAGTCGGCAAAACAAAATAACAGCTTAATCACAAGGATACAGAGGTTATGAGATTAAATGATGCAGCCTACCAATATTGGTCACAACCATCGCGTGAGCATTTTATGGCGTTGCGCGAGGCGGTGATGGCGAGTACCAATTATTCGCCGAATATCTCGCCCAACGAGGTCGCCAGCGCGGCTTTTAGCAAGGGCGATTATCCAACCGTCATTCGACAATTACGCGGTTTGTTGCCTGGTGCGTTACTTAGCCCTGGACTCCATAATTTGTTGGCAAC
This genomic interval from Herpetosiphon gulosus contains the following:
- a CDS encoding WXG100 family type VII secretion target, giving the protein MAADVVQSDYEQLEQVATRFQKLYDQQTQMEAMLRQTYQQLRTDWKGDAAVAFFNEMDDNIFPALKRLQTTLTTASALTSQISQTFRQAEEEAAKGIKFDDGGVAAGGGAGAGASFSAEGGAFDAGGGSGGGLDPAISARWATLTPAEQAAVLQSISNEICDKYGIEHVPVTVSDLADPPGLDLFGYRNDQGVFIDLDNMGDPDRVLNTVAHEVRHEVQRQMANLANPSNFDKFLRSIGIQDEPKWPMNDVTEAMANEWHENFNNYITPESDFAGYESQPLETDARNYGETYRDNLTLSDFERHIPTPKPEPVPVPTPGPTPTPPTTTPTPTPVGKTK